Below is a window of Planococcus rifietoensis DNA.
TCGAGCTTGATTTTTTCAGCCTGCTCTGTCGGGGTTTTCAAGACGATCGATAAATCTTTCGTTACGTGATCCCCGCCTACTGGAATGACGGATGCCGCACGCAAATGGCCATCGCGGAATACTGCGATGGAAGTCGATCCACCGCCGATATCGATGCAGGCCGTTCCGTGGTTCTTTTCGTCTTCCGTCAATGCATAACTTCCGGCTACTAACGGTTGGACATAAATCTCGCGGATTTCAAGGCCAGCGCGTTCAACACAGCGAAGCACATTGTGCAAGACCGTTTTCGAAGTCGTCACCATTGTACCATCCATTTCAAGTCGGATGCCGATCATGCCTCTAGGGTCTTTGATCTCGCCCAAGTGGTCGACAACATATTCTTCAGGAATGATATTGACCAGCTCACGTTCTGGCGGAATCGACATGACTTGTGCCGCTTCCAAAACGCGTTCCAAATCCTCATCCGTAATTTCACGGTTCTCGCTGTTTACTGCAACGATTCCCTTAACCGGCTGCAATGCCACTTGGTTGGCTGGAATGCCCAGCACCACTTCGTGGATTTCTTTGCCGATCATGCGCTCTGCCTGATCGACGGCTTTTTTAATGGACTGTACAGTTGCATCTATATCAACAATCGCACCTTTTTTGATTCCATTAGATTTGACGTTGCCAACGCCGATGACGTGCAACGATTTATTGGTCATTTCCCCGATCAATACTTTGACGGAGGAAGACCCGATATCCAAACTTACATATAATTCTGATTGACTCAACTCGTGGCACCTCCTTATAAAACTTCTCTACATTACATTCTATTGTAAAATACACACCTTGTCTAAGTAAAATAGCGAAACTTAGAAAATTTTCCTGCAATTCGTCAATTTGCCTCACCAAGCTTCTTTTTTTCGGCCCATTTCGTAAGCAGAATGCGGCGGATCACCGCAATATTCTGGAATAGCCGGACGCCGAACGCGAAAATGGCTGCCAAATACAAATCTACACCTAAATGGACGCCAAGAAAAGCCAGGCCTGCAGCCAATACGATATTAAAGAAAAAACCTGAAACGAACACTTTGTCATCATAAACTTGCTGCAAATGGGCCCGTATGCCCCCAAACAGCGTATCAAGTGAAGCCAGCACTGCTATTGACAAATAACTGGCGTATTCAGGCGGTATTTGGATATCCGTCAACAAGCCGAGTGAAATGCCCAACAGCAATCCTAGAATCGATATCCACATTCCTACTCCCCCTCCCCGGCTTGAAGATGCTCCATGTTAATTTCTTCATCAAAAGCCGGCAGCGCCAATTCTTCCTGCGGCTCTGAAATAGTGATCGTCAAATCGTCTATGTAAAAATCATCGTGAATTGCAGAAGCCGTCAAATAACTAGAAAGTTTCCGCGCTTCTTCCATGCTCGTTGCCATAATCGTGATCATAAACGGCGGCGTCGAGATAGGCTCTGTATTCACGGTTGTGTAGCCATTGATATCGCGTATCGCGGTCGTGTTGATGACACGCTCCCCGGCAATCGCCAGCTCGATGCCGTCAAAGCGATTGATTTCATTCACTAAGCGAATCAATAAATCTGGTGGAATTTCTGTTATTTCGGTTCCAAGCGCAATCGCTTCAAGCGAAGGGCTAATCTCCAGTTCAATTCCCGGGCCAATCACTTGCGAAAGGCCGGCAGAGTTCTGCAAATCTTTTACTGTCTCTTTCAAAACCGCCTGCGGATCTTGAGTCGCTTCATCGCTATACTTGCCAAGTGTCTCATCCAGCAGGCTGATTTCCGACAGCAATTCCGAATGAAGTTGCTTTTCCCGCGATAATTGCTGGCGGATTTCCCATGTATCCCGGGAATCCCGGCTGTCATCCATATTTACCGTGTTGTATTGTGTCGCAGTCATAAAACCGATAACAAAAAGAATGACCGTAAAACGGCCCGTAATGCGTTTTTTCATCGTTGTCCCCCTGTATCCATCTCCGACAAAAGTGCCGGCATGCGGATAGCTCGCCCTGAATCAAGCGTTACAATGATGTTATCGTTGACGAGCTGGTCCTGGACGCCGCCTGACAGTTGCATGGAGGCAGTCAATACTTCTGGACTCCCAATCGCTTCGATGGTGAAAGGCGCAGGATGCTGGATGCCGTCGACTGTAATGACAGGGCCCGTGCAGACAATATGGGAATTGCCGTGAATCCGCTGGCCATTTACGGCAATTGCCTCGGCACCGGAAATATAGAGTTCGTTAATCACTTGGAACACATGGCTTTCATGGACCATATAATCGTTTGGATTCACATGGTCTGCCGTATAATCGCCGTCCTCGAGAGTCACTTTCAAGCCTTGCCCTTTAACCGGAACAAGCCCGAGGAAGCGTCTCAATTCTTCTGCCTCCCGGGCGTATGCCGTATAGTTTTCTTCACCGTCCACTACAGACCGCTCGAATTCCTGAACGGCTTTTTGCTTGTCATCCAGCTCTGCGCGCAATTCTTTATTGCGCTCTTGCTGTTCGATCAATTCTTTCCGGTATTGTTCTTTTTGCTCGAAAAAGCTGGTTCCCGCAAAATCATTTTCCGCTTCTCGCTGGTTCGATAAGCTATAGGAATAGGCCATGATAAATCCGAGAACCAAGAAAACGAGCGAGAAGATGATCGACTTGCTGATGCTTTTGCGCTCATTGTTCTTCGATGTTTTCAAGTTCCTCACCCGCTTCCGCCAATCCGAACACATCGTTATAGGAACGGAAATAAATGCCAACTTCCATGTCAATGATGCCTTGGCGGCCTTCCAGCTGAGCGGTGACAGATGGATAATAATTTATCTTCTCTGCCAAAGTCGATAAAATCGCCTTGATTTCGTTTCCGTCATTCATATAAATCGTGATGTAATCTGCACGTTCCTGTTCCGTATCCAAAATGACTTGAGAGATGAGATTCTGCACTTCCGGGTCGGTTTTGACCAGTTGCTCGATCAACGCTTCCCGTTTTGCTTCATCTTCGAAATTCGAAAAAATCGGTCCTTCCACGACGCTGATGGGCTGGTTGAGCACGACACCATTCGACAAGACCACTTGATAGCTATTGCCTTGATCCAAATACCCCATCTCGACAAATTCTTGGATTTCGATTTCAACTGAGCTCAACCAATTTTTTTTGACTGTTGCCGATTCGACCCATTCAAGCGATTCAATTTCACGCTCGATCTCCCCGCTGTCAAATGACCACATCGAATCCCCAAGCGCCAAAGTGCTGGCCTGCTTATAACTCTCGCCATCGAACAATTCAGCACCTGTGACTTTGATGTCGCGGATCTCGCTGTAAGTGGACTGGCTGTATAAAAGAATGAACAGCAACGAAATAAAAACGGTCAATAAAGCCGCAAACTTGCGGTTCGACCTTTTTCTGCGCCGCTCCCGGAGCGTTGGTATGCGTTCTTCGATGTCTATAACTTTGTCCATATCCGCCGCTCCTTCGTTTTATTCGTTTGCTTCTGTATATTTTCTGGCCGCTTCGATAAACGCATCGCCGCGGACTTCAAAACTTTCGTATTGATCCCAGCTCGCACAAGCAGGAGACAACAAGATTGTATCTTCCGGAGATGACTGACTGACTGCCTTTTCGACTGCATCGTCCATCAATCCGGCTTTAATGACCGTCGGAACATCGCAGCTTTCTGCAAATTCAGCAAAACGGTCCGCCGTCTCACCGAAAGTGACAAGTACTTTCACTCGATTCATATAGGGGCGCAATTCTTCCAGCGAATGCTGGCGCTCGAGTCCCCCCGCGAGCAAAATGATGTTGTCGCTGAAAGCTTCCAGCGCACTTTTGGTGGCAAGCTCATTCGTTGCTTTCGAATCGTTATAGAAACGTCTTCCTTGCCATTCCCCGACAAACTGGGAACGGTGCTTGACCCCTGTGAAAGAAGTCAAAACGCGGATGATGGTTTCTTTTGTTCCTCCAGATAGAAGCATGGCCGCAGTGGCGGATAAAATGTTCTCAAGATTATGCTCACCTGCGAGCATAATCCGCTTGCGTTCGATCAACGGTTCGCCTTGCCAATAAATGAATTCGCTGTCTGCACTGATGCTTTCTTCGGTACGGCCTTTCAATGTAAAAGGAATACCTTGTGCTTTAACGGTCTTGGCATGGTCCACGAGCATTTGCTGGTCGGCATTGTAGATGAAATAATCCTCAGCCGTCTGGTTTTCCGTGATTTTCTTTTTCGCTCCGATATAGTCTTCAAGCGATCCGTGATAATCAAGATGCGCTTCATATAAATTGGTAATGATCGAGATATGCGGGCGGAACGATTCCGTCCCTTTTAGTTGAAATGAAGAAAGTTCCGTGACAATGACGTGGTCCGCTGTCGCTTTTTCTGCCACTCCGCTTGCCACTGTGCCGATATTCCCCGCAATAAGCGGTGACTTGCCGTCCTGGTTGAGCATATGGAACAGCAAAGTCGTCGTCGTGGTTTTGCCGTTCGATCCCGTGATGCCGATAAACGGCGCTTCACTGATGCGGTATGCCAACTCGATTTCCGTCCACACTGGAATGTTTTTTTCCAGAGCTTTCTGTATCAACAGGTTACGGTAAGGAATCCCTGGATTCTTGATGACCAGTTCAAACCCTTCATCCAATAGATCTTCCGGATGGCGGCCGCAAATGACAGTGACCCCTAAATTCAATAGCTCCTGGGCTTCAGGATTTTCTTCAAAGGGCTTGGAATCATTGACCGTCACGAATGCCCCGAGTTTATGTAAAAGGCGTGCAGCGGTAAAGCCGCTTTTCGCCAATCCGAGCACAAGCACTTTCTTTTGATGCAATTGCGGCAAATCTTTCATTTACATGACCTCCAATAAAACGGCAATCGCGGCACTGATGAAACCGACACCCCAAAATACGGTGACTACTTTCCATTCAGACCAGCCGCTCAATTCAAAATGATGATGGATCGGGCTCATTTTGAATATGCGTTTTTTCCGTAGTTTAAAACTTCCGACCTGCAAAATGACCGAAGCGGTTTCGATGACGAACACCAAACCGATCAAGAGCAAGAGCAATTCCTGTTTCAGTAGGATCGAAACCATGGCAAGTGCACCGCCAAGAGCCAAGGAACCTGTATCGCCCATGAATACTTTTGCCGGGTATTTGTTGAAAACGAGGAATCCGATCAGCCCGCCTGCAACAGCAAACGTGAACAAGGCAATCCCGGTTTCCTGCTGGACGATCGCCAATATGCCGAATGCAGCAAAAGCGATGGATGCCGTTCCTGCGACCAGCCCGTCAAGACCATCTGTCAAATTGACGGCGTTTGAGAAGCCGACCAACCAGAACACGATGAACAAGACATATACCCAACCAAGTTCGATGGATACTTCCGTAAAGGGAATGCCGAGTGCCGTATCAAAGCCGTTTGCGCGCAGTAAAAAGAACGACAAAACGGCAATGACAATTTGCGCCAGCAATTTCTGCAGTGACGTCAGTCCAAGATTGCGCTTGAGCACCACTTTGATAAAATCATCCAAAAATCCGATCAATCCGTAACCGAATAGGACAATCAGCAAAATGACCACTGGCGTCGTCAATTCACCATTAAAAGCGGCGACCAATAGGACCGTGACGATGATGGAAATAAGGAATACCAATCCGCCCATCGTTGGTGTCCCCGTTTTTTTCAAATGGGATTGCGGGCCTTCCTCACGAATGCTTTGCCCGAATTTCATGCGTTTCAATAGTGGGATGAATACCGGCATCAATGCGACAGTCATGATCAATGCAATCCCAAATCCAAATATATTTATACCTTCCATTAATAGAGCTCCTTTAAAGACGAGTACACTCGTTCATTTATTCGTTTTCGTTATTGACGGGTTGTTCCGTTGATTCTTCTGTTGGTTCTGTTGGTTCTGTTGGTTCTGTTGGTTCTGTTAGTTCGCTTGTAGACTCACCAGCTTCCGGGCTTTCTGCTGCAGCTTGTCCAGTCTCAGGCTGTTGCTGTGCTTCTTCGGCATTCAGCGATTGCTCGGGGTAAAATACTTCCGGTGGCTGCAATTCGATGATAACAGATTCGCCTTTCTCCGGCACTGCCCCTTCTGCCACGCTTTGCGTCATGGCAAAGCCTTGGCCTGCGATTTCAAGCGGCAATCCACTGAGCGCTTGGAATGCCAGCAGTTCCCGTTTCGACCAGCCTGTGAAATCTGGAATAGCTGTGGTGCCGCCCGTTCTCAAAATGATATTTTCACCGGCTACCATTTTTTCGCCGGCTGCTGGATATTGGTCACTTATTTGAGAATTATCACCAGCGATAACTGGGTTCAATCCCTTGGCTTTCAGCTGAGAAACCGCTTCTTCCATAGGAAGCCCTTTATAGTCTTCAATTTCAACAGTCTT
It encodes the following:
- the murD gene encoding UDP-N-acetylmuramoyl-L-alanine--D-glutamate ligase: MKDLPQLHQKKVLVLGLAKSGFTAARLLHKLGAFVTVNDSKPFEENPEAQELLNLGVTVICGRHPEDLLDEGFELVIKNPGIPYRNLLIQKALEKNIPVWTEIELAYRISEAPFIGITGSNGKTTTTTLLFHMLNQDGKSPLIAGNIGTVASGVAEKATADHVIVTELSSFQLKGTESFRPHISIITNLYEAHLDYHGSLEDYIGAKKKITENQTAEDYFIYNADQQMLVDHAKTVKAQGIPFTLKGRTEESISADSEFIYWQGEPLIERKRIMLAGEHNLENILSATAAMLLSGGTKETIIRVLTSFTGVKHRSQFVGEWQGRRFYNDSKATNELATKSALEAFSDNIILLAGGLERQHSLEELRPYMNRVKVLVTFGETADRFAEFAESCDVPTVIKAGLMDDAVEKAVSQSSPEDTILLSPACASWDQYESFEVRGDAFIEAARKYTEANE
- the ftsA gene encoding cell division protein FtsA, translated to MSQSELYVSLDIGSSSVKVLIGEMTNKSLHVIGVGNVKSNGIKKGAIVDIDATVQSIKKAVDQAERMIGKEIHEVVLGIPANQVALQPVKGIVAVNSENREITDEDLERVLEAAQVMSIPPERELVNIIPEEYVVDHLGEIKDPRGMIGIRLEMDGTMVTTSKTVLHNVLRCVERAGLEIREIYVQPLVAGSYALTEDEKNHGTACIDIGGGSTSIAVFRDGHLRAASVIPVGGDHVTKDLSIVLKTPTEQAEKIKLEHGHAFFDDASEEEVFEVPVIGSDSREQYSQKYISEIIGVRMEELFELILDELYRLGVDELPGGVVLTGGMAKMDGLPELARSILQTRVRLFTPEFIGVREPQYTTAVGLIQYAYAEDLFYGNVGHSSAATHSQKPEYVEQQPKKQKQPKQPKQDNEGVVSKAKKMFDRFFE
- a CDS encoding DUF881 domain-containing protein; amino-acid sequence: MKTSKNNERKSISKSIIFSLVFLVLGFIMAYSYSLSNQREAENDFAGTSFFEQKEQYRKELIEQQERNKELRAELDDKQKAVQEFERSVVDGEENYTAYAREAEELRRFLGLVPVKGQGLKVTLEDGDYTADHVNPNDYMVHESHVFQVINELYISGAEAIAVNGQRIHGNSHIVCTGPVITVDGIQHPAPFTIEAIGSPEVLTASMQLSGGVQDQLVNDNIIVTLDSGRAIRMPALLSEMDTGGQR
- a CDS encoding small basic family protein, which produces MWISILGLLLGISLGLLTDIQIPPEYASYLSIAVLASLDTLFGGIRAHLQQVYDDKVFVSGFFFNIVLAAGLAFLGVHLGVDLYLAAIFAFGVRLFQNIAVIRRILLTKWAEKKKLGEAN
- the mraY gene encoding phospho-N-acetylmuramoyl-pentapeptide-transferase, whose translation is MEGINIFGFGIALIMTVALMPVFIPLLKRMKFGQSIREEGPQSHLKKTGTPTMGGLVFLISIIVTVLLVAAFNGELTTPVVILLIVLFGYGLIGFLDDFIKVVLKRNLGLTSLQKLLAQIVIAVLSFFLLRANGFDTALGIPFTEVSIELGWVYVLFIVFWLVGFSNAVNLTDGLDGLVAGTASIAFAAFGILAIVQQETGIALFTFAVAGGLIGFLVFNKYPAKVFMGDTGSLALGGALAMVSILLKQELLLLLIGLVFVIETASVILQVGSFKLRKKRIFKMSPIHHHFELSGWSEWKVVTVFWGVGFISAAIAVLLEVM
- a CDS encoding DUF881 domain-containing protein encodes the protein MKKRITGRFTVILFVIGFMTATQYNTVNMDDSRDSRDTWEIRQQLSREKQLHSELLSEISLLDETLGKYSDEATQDPQAVLKETVKDLQNSAGLSQVIGPGIELEISPSLEAIALGTEITEIPPDLLIRLVNEINRFDGIELAIAGERVINTTAIRDINGYTTVNTEPISTPPFMITIMATSMEEARKLSSYLTASAIHDDFYIDDLTITISEPQEELALPAFDEEINMEHLQAGEGE
- a CDS encoding cell division protein FtsQ/DivIB encodes the protein MDKVIDIEERIPTLRERRRKRSNRKFAALLTVFISLLFILLYSQSTYSEIRDIKVTGAELFDGESYKQASTLALGDSMWSFDSGEIEREIESLEWVESATVKKNWLSSVEIEIQEFVEMGYLDQGNSYQVVLSNGVVLNQPISVVEGPIFSNFEDEAKREALIEQLVKTDPEVQNLISQVILDTEQERADYITIYMNDGNEIKAILSTLAEKINYYPSVTAQLEGRQGIIDMEVGIYFRSYNDVFGLAEAGEELENIEEQ